The following is a genomic window from Pseudomonas promysalinigenes.
ATGACGCTGCGGCCGACACCATCATCCGCATGGTGCTCAAAGGATGTGAGCCAGAAGCAGCCTGACAGCCAGCGCAGGCCGCTTCGCGGGTAAACCCGCTCCCACCGGCTCCCCACAGTTTTCAAGCCTGTGGCTAACGTGTGTGAGGTTTACCCGCGAAAAAGCCAGTTCAGGCAGCCTGGGTTCAGGCCGCCACCCCCGCATCCGCCTTCAGCCCCACCTCTTCGATCGCACTGATCGCGCATTGCTCGTCGATATCCGATGTATCACCGCTGATGCCTAGCGCACCGAGCACTTTGCCGTCCTGATCACGAATCAGCACGCCCCCGGGCGCTGGCACTACCGGCCGCTCACCCAACCCATTCAATGCCGCAAAAAAGGCCGGACGCTGTTGTGCATCAAGCGCCAACAGGCGCGAGCCTTTGCCCAAGGCAATCGCCCCCCACGCTTTGCCCGTGGCCACCTCGGGGCGAATCAGGCTGGCACCGTCTTCTCTTTGCAAAGCCAAGACATGACCGCCGGCATCGAGTACAGCCACGGTCAGGGGCGCTGCGTTGATCTTGCGGCCCGCCGCCAGCGCGGCGTTGACCAGGCTGACAGCG
Proteins encoded in this region:
- a CDS encoding GlcG/HbpS family heme-binding protein, whose protein sequence is MNALNLKIAVSLVNAALAAGRKINAAPLTVAVLDAGGHVLALQREDGASLIRPEVATGKAWGAIALGKGSRLLALDAQQRPAFFAALNGLGERPVVPAPGGVLIRDQDGKVLGALGISGDTSDIDEQCAISAIEEVGLKADAGVAA